From Dreissena polymorpha isolate Duluth1 chromosome 15, UMN_Dpol_1.0, whole genome shotgun sequence, a single genomic window includes:
- the LOC127860494 gene encoding slit homolog 3 protein-like, with amino-acid sequence MKISKGHHSISLVLLAWFVSYAVTCPTKCTCIDAVYAYCDNQNITSAELPDVLRSIPASTTYLDLSNNKIQTIPELAFTLLEELSVLDLQNNDIMTLSNRTFWGLSKLQSVYLKDNVITMLQNRTFVGLPKLQFVDFSHNNISAIGFCAFIDTPNLSKVLLNHNELTNLTEDMLASLATLTHLDVSDNHINFISDTAFSRLQNVQVLVMNDNLISTIDMSTVSGMSLLQRLYLEFNNITSLSGYSFESNKLTLKTVSLKSNRLQTIQTMVFRNAQALEVLDLSENEISSIQSGSFGGLSLTKMNLSSNRLSSISSSTFSSCRRISVLDLSCNLLTEIGPQSFVSFKESVFEIDLSFNALSNVLAGIFDGMTYLNSLNLANNSITFIEEHAFSDLVHLKYLDLSWNQLTTVTARMFAGLQSIHQLNLQSNPLIRFSHGQYSETTFNINIHLNLTMADVSPHSVILRWPYKDGSQIYWSRIVYCIEDGKICPFRPQPEFLPAYETELNLEGLTDNTVYFVCINPAFKAEFLKINQCLFFKTEKERVISTSTVIDITPKAVSSTATLTFQFTQVLLIWLLWIV; translated from the coding sequence ATGAAGATCAGCAAGGGACATCACTCTATCAGCTTGGTGCTGCTTGCCTGGTTTGTATCCTACGCAGTTACCTGCCCTACCAAGTGCACATGCATTGATGCTGTGTATGCGTACTGCGACAATCAAAATATAACCAGCGCAGAGCTTCCAGACGTGTTGCGGTCCATTCCTGCTTCCACTACCTACTTGGATTTAAGCAACAATAAAATCCAAACTATTCCAGAGCTTGCCTTCACATTGCTCGAAGAGTTATCGGTCTTGGATTTACAAAATAACGATATTATGACATTGTCCAACAGGACATTTTGGGGCCTATCAAAATTGCAAAGTGTGTATTTAAAAGATAATGTAATCACTATGCTTCAAAACCGTACTTTTGTTGGATTACCAAAATTACAATTTGTGGATTTCAGTCACAATAATATTAGTGCAATAGGATTTTGTGCCTTTATCGACACACCAAATCTCTCTAAAGTTTTGCTGAATCACAATGAGTTGACGAATTTGACAGAAGACATGTTGGCAAGTCTTGCGACATTAACACATCTGGACGTGTCAGATAATCACATTAATTTCATATCTGATACGGCATTCTCTCGACTACAGAATGTGCAAGTGCTTGTAATGAATGATAATCTAATCTCTACCATAGATATGTCGACGGTATCTGGAATGTCCCTTCTGCAGAGGTTATACTTGGAATTTAATAACATTACGAGTTTGAGTGGCTATAGCTTCGAATCCAACAAGCTCACTCTGAAAACTGTGAGCTTGAAAAGCAATCGTCTGCAGACTATTCAGACTATGGTTTTTCGCAATGCGCAGGCTTTGGAAGTCTTGGATTTGAGCGAAAATGAGATTAGTTCCATACAAAGTGGATCGTTTGGTGGTCTTAGTTTAACAAAAATGAACTTGTCAAGCAATCGCCTGAGCTCGATCTCGAGTTCAACATTCAGCAGTTGCAGACGAATTAGCGTCCTTGATCTTAGCTGCAACCTGCTGACGGAGATTGGTCCCCAGTCCTTTGTTAGTTTCAAAGAATCTGTGTTTGAAATAGATTTGAGTTTCAACGCTCTCAGTAACGTACTAGCTGGTATCTTTGATGGTATGACGTATTTAAACTCACTAAATCTCGCAAACAACTCGATAACATTTATCGAAGAGCATGCATTTAGTGACCTAGTGCATTTGAAATACCTCGATTTATCGTGGAATCAACTCACGACTGTTACTGCGCGGATGTTCGCAGGTTTGCAGTCGATTCATCAGCTTAATCTTCAGTCTAACCCACTCATTCGCTTCAGCCATGGGCAATACTCTGAGACAACATTCAACATAAACATTCACCTAAATCTCACCATGGCTGATGTCTCACCACATTCCGTGATCCTTCGGTGGCCGTACAAGGACGGGTCACAGATATACTGGTCTAGAATAGTGTACTGCATTGAGGACGGGAAAATATGCCCGTTTAGGCCTCAGCCGGAATTTCTTCCAGCGTATGAAACGGAATTGAATCTAGAAGGGCTGACAGATAATACTGTTTACTTTGTTTGCATTAATCCAGCATTTAAAGCAGAGTTTTTAAAAATTAATCAGTGCTTGTTTTTCAAAACGGAAAAAGAGAGAGTAATATCAACATCAACAGTTATAGATATCACTCCTAAAGCAGTCTCGTCCACTGCAACATTGACGTTTCAATTTACTcaagttttactgatttggttgttGTGGATCGTGTAA